In a single window of the Thunnus thynnus chromosome 9, fThuThy2.1, whole genome shotgun sequence genome:
- the aurkb gene encoding aurora kinase B, translated as MQNKENYEPRSFQRPFATPSMVTGPQRVQVKPRLETDKNAVTGPGRECASSSSASKKITIDDFDIGRPLGKGKFGNVYLARVKKLQAIVALKVLFKSQMEKEGVEHQLRREIEIQAHLKHPNILRFYNYFHDRKRVFLVLEYAPRGEMYKELQRCGRFDDQRTATYMEEISDALLYCHERKVIHRDIKPENLLLGYRGELKIADFGWSVHAPSLRRRTMCGTLDYLPPEMIEGHTHSEKVDLWCIGVLCYECLIGNPPFETASHSETYKRIMKVDLKFPKNISDGARDLISKLLRHNPTDRLSLQSVIDHPWVRANSRRVLPPICPSKKS; from the exons TTTGCAACCCCCAGCATGGTGACAGGCCCACAGCGTGTTCAGGTGAAGCCACGTCTAGAGACAGACAAAAATGCTGTCACAG GCCCTGGGAGAGAGTGTGCTAGCTCCAGTTCAGCTTCAAA GAAAATCACAATTGATGACTTTGACATCGGTCGGCCGTTAGGGAAGGGCAAGTTTGGCAATGTCTACCTTGCAAGGGTGAAGAAGCTGCAAGCCATTGTGGCGCTGAAGGTGTTGTTCAAGTCACAGATGGAGAAGGAGGGTGTGGAGCATCAACTCAGGAGGGAGATCGAGATTCAGGCCCATCTCAA GCACCCCAACATCTTGCGCTTCTACAATTATTTCCATGATCGGAAGAGAGTGTTCTTGGTGCTTGAGTACGCCCCACGTGGTGAAATGTACAAGGAGCTACAGCGATGTGGGAGATTTGATGACCAGCGCACTGCAACA TACATGGAGGAGATATCTGATGCACTACTGTATTGCCACGAAAGGAAAGTGATTCATCGTGACATCAAGCCAGAGAATCTGCTTCTCGGCTATCGCGGAGAGCTGAAAATTGCTGATTTTGGATGGTCTGTCCACGCTCCTTCTCTGAG GCGTCGTACAATGTGCGGGACACTGGACTACCTTCCCCCAGAGATGATTGAGGgccacacacacagtgagaagGTGGACCTGTGGTGCATCGGGGTCCTCTGCTACGAATGTTTGATCGGCAACCCACCTTTTGAAACTGCCAGCCATTCAGAGACATACAAAAGAATTATGAAG GTGGATTTGAAATTCCCCAAGAACATCTCGGATGGCGCACGGGACCTGATCTCCAAGCTGCTTCGCCACAACCCCACCGATCGTCTGTCACTACAGAGCGTCATCGACCACCCATGGGTGCGTGCCAACTCCCGCCGGGTCTTGCCCCCCATCTGCCCCTCCAAGAAATCCTGA